A section of the Apostichopus japonicus isolate 1M-3 chromosome 1, ASM3797524v1, whole genome shotgun sequence genome encodes:
- the LOC139970798 gene encoding uncharacterized protein isoform X1, whose translation MAVVDIVYEITEEQEENIQSKLDREGDCSANRQLLKSVMKYDDGYVKLVKALEKIGGLHNLVEKLSKDDEGLSLMEEVEHTEPLDRFDKHVALQHENFSSSPRAAIHREENEDTLDNYINELIKTIFKNGKSKNNISNNMSRKYGSKKTKHSKSFTKKRYNGYKKTKCLLKKRKVKNKVTLYKKVKAQNHVNKHCNKSIINTQDKKKTHKEIKVNINDIIAYSRPERRNIFAVHEINAPMPSFLCIPLNVEHNDIQDNIQINKDTQTYSHDNRGSSCTTCEKVCFVFPEINPSTPIGLYIPSNNEIKRQYDIQDNKKANKATKTNFQKTGALLGPAVGKVFSALGIIASIYCNNHNI comes from the exons GAAAATATACAAAGCAAGCTAGACAGAGAAGGGGATTGTTCTGCAAATCGACAACTTCTTAAATCTGTAATGAAATATGACGATGGGTATGTGAAGCTGGTAAAAGCTCTTGAAAAAATCGGGGGCTTGCATAATCTGGTGGAAAAGCTCAGCAAAGATGACGAAG GATTATCCCTCATGGAAGAAGTGGAACATACAGAACCACTCGATCGCTTTGACAAACATGTCGCATTACAG CATGAAAATTTTAGCAGTTCTCCTCGAGCAGCGATTCATCGTGAGGAGAATGAAGATACATTAGATAATTAtataaatgaattaataaaaACGATATTTAAAAATGGTAAAAGTAAgaataatattagtaataacATGTCTAGAAAGTATGGTAGTAAAAAAACTAAGCATAGCAAGTCGTTTACTAAAAAAAGATATAATGGATACAAAAAAACCAAATGTTTATTGAAAAAgcgaaaagttaaaaataaagtCACTCTATATAAGAAAGTTAAGGCACAAAATCATGTCaacaaacattgtaataaaaGTATTATTAATACTCAAGATAAGAAAAAAACtcataaagaaataaaagttaatatCAATGATATCATAGCATATTCTAGGCCCGAACGTAGAAATATTTTCGCTGTTCATGAAATCAATGCACCAATGCCATCATTCCTATGTATACCATTAAATGTTGAACATAATGATATTCAggataatatacaaataaataaagatacCCAAACTTATTCCCATGACAACAGAGGCTCTTCTTGCACCACCTGTGAAAAGGTTTGCTTCGTTTTTCCTGAAATCAATCCATCAACaccaataggcctatatataccatcaaataatgaaataaaaagacAATATGATATTCAAGATAATAAAAAAGCGAATAAAGCCACCAAAACTAATTTCCAGAAAACAGGAGCTCTTCTTGGACCAGCTGTTGGAAAGGTTTTCTCCGCTCTTGGAATCATTGCATCAATTTAttgtaataatcataatatataa
- the LOC139970798 gene encoding uncharacterized protein isoform X4: MKYDDGYVKLVKALEKIGGLHNLVEKLSKDDEGLSLMEEVEHTEPLDRFDKHVALQHENFSSSPRAAIHREENEDTLDNYINELIKTIFKNGKSKNNISNNMSRKYGSKKTKHSKSFTKKRYNGYKKTKCLLKKRKVKNKVTLYKKVKAQNHVNKHCNKSIINTQDKKKTHKEIKVNINDIIAYSRPERRNIFAVHEINAPMPSFLCIPLNVEHNDIQDNIQINKDTQTYSHDNRGSSCTTCEKVCFVFPEINPSTPIGLYIPSNNEIKRQYDIQDNKKANKATKTNFQKTGALLGPAVGKVFSALGIIASIYCNNHNI, translated from the exons ATGAAATATGACGATGGGTATGTGAAGCTGGTAAAAGCTCTTGAAAAAATCGGGGGCTTGCATAATCTGGTGGAAAAGCTCAGCAAAGATGACGAAG GATTATCCCTCATGGAAGAAGTGGAACATACAGAACCACTCGATCGCTTTGACAAACATGTCGCATTACAG CATGAAAATTTTAGCAGTTCTCCTCGAGCAGCGATTCATCGTGAGGAGAATGAAGATACATTAGATAATTAtataaatgaattaataaaaACGATATTTAAAAATGGTAAAAGTAAgaataatattagtaataacATGTCTAGAAAGTATGGTAGTAAAAAAACTAAGCATAGCAAGTCGTTTACTAAAAAAAGATATAATGGATACAAAAAAACCAAATGTTTATTGAAAAAgcgaaaagttaaaaataaagtCACTCTATATAAGAAAGTTAAGGCACAAAATCATGTCaacaaacattgtaataaaaGTATTATTAATACTCAAGATAAGAAAAAAACtcataaagaaataaaagttaatatCAATGATATCATAGCATATTCTAGGCCCGAACGTAGAAATATTTTCGCTGTTCATGAAATCAATGCACCAATGCCATCATTCCTATGTATACCATTAAATGTTGAACATAATGATATTCAggataatatacaaataaataaagatacCCAAACTTATTCCCATGACAACAGAGGCTCTTCTTGCACCACCTGTGAAAAGGTTTGCTTCGTTTTTCCTGAAATCAATCCATCAACaccaataggcctatatataccatcaaataatgaaataaaaagacAATATGATATTCAAGATAATAAAAAAGCGAATAAAGCCACCAAAACTAATTTCCAGAAAACAGGAGCTCTTCTTGGACCAGCTGTTGGAAAGGTTTTCTCCGCTCTTGGAATCATTGCATCAATTTAttgtaataatcataatatataa